The Brassica napus cultivar Da-Ae chromosome A2 unlocalized genomic scaffold, Da-Ae chrA02_Random_22, whole genome shotgun sequence DNA segment TCACAACCACCTCCTTGCAAAAGAGTCCTTCTTGATAGTTTGTAAACCAAACCAACccaaccagaaaaaaaaaacgaacctaAAACCGCAGTTGTGTCCTCATGGAGTTGGACATAACATGCATTTCTTCTCTTTTTGCTTAGAAATTTCTTCATAGGTTTTGCAGCCATATCGGCCTGAAAAAGTTTTAGTGAAGCGGGCGTGCCATGATCTGCATTTTTCCCCCTCAGTGGTCTAGACTCCATTGAATGTTAAAGGTAACATTTCTAAGTCTAGACCAATCTCAGAAACTGAGTTTCTCTCTCAGATACTCAGCATTCAACTCATTCAGAGAGTTTCTTCTCATACTTAAAAAAGGCTTCAAGTATGAGTGTTTCTTCAGTTTATAGTTCGTGTGtctaagaaaaaagaaagattctTTGGTTTCATCTCCCCCTCTTTTAGGGTCAAACCCAGATACATAATCTGGGTCTTTGCCTCCCCCATGAATTCTTAATTTGTTGTGTTCTTGATTCTCTGTACAGAAGAAACCTATATAGTAACAACTTCAGAGAGGCATGTCGCCTTTCTATATACAGTAatgattagaaaaaaaacagacagaagaagaataagaaaagataaGCCAAGACTAGCATAAGgttttggagaagaagaaaaaaaaaactttgcttTCAATTCATTTTCTTTCTGTAGTGTAACTTCTCATAGGTGTGAGAAGTTCTCATagatgtgagaagaagaaaaacagaaaaatatattttttgtttcccCTTTGTTTCCTTCTCAGAAGATTCATATGATTTGTAAAGAGATGATTATATGGGTGGAAATGATTTGATTTTGGTGTGACATATACTatcttttattattgtttttataaactTACCTGCTATGCTTTCATGTTCTTCTCCTCCTTCCGTGGCTGCATGTAGTTGCAGAAACAAAGCTTCAAAATGAAGAGGGTTCTTAGTTGAATCTGGATCTGCTTCTCTTTAAAATGGCAAGAGTTAAGTATGTTAGTTAGTGGAAGACAAAACGTAATCATCACTTTCTACcttttttagtttgaaaactTTCAACCGCTCTTATTTATTAGTCCTCTTCTAAACCGGTTTTCAGTTTGTAATCAATGTTTTCAAGACAACCATACTAGTCGAACCGACCAAGAATTTAAGTCATATATTTGGATCGCAAAAGTTAAGTCATATTTGAATCATCATTACTATTACCTCTCTGCTAATCACTAGTTTTACAGTTGACTAATCTGGTTTGAGACTGTTTCGGTTGGTTAAACATAAACagctaaaaggaaaaaaaaaatctaaaaactcaGTTTAGAGATATGAGAAAAGGTAACAGAGCCCATACACATTGTGTGTTTTCGCTCTTTTGTTCAactcttttgcttcttcttctccactctTTTCGACTTGCTCCATTTAAGGAAAATCTGATAAGACAAACCACCAAACACCATCGAAACACATCCCCATTGCTTCAGCGACAATGGATTCCCGCTCATCACCGACGACACAACGATGCTAACGAACTTCCTTGTCGTCGTTATGGTCGTGTTAGCTAGTGACCCGAAGTTACTTATCGTCATAAATATGAAGTTTTGTCCCACCGCACCGCATAGACAGTATTTCAGAATGTCCCATGCCGCTTCAGGGTGTTGCTTACAGAACTGATATGCTTCGAATCCCATCCCTTGTGGTAACCCAAACATGTAGACCATGTTGTATATTGTCCCCCATAGATTCATCCCCAGCATTATGTCCCAAGCTTCTGTTTTCGGGTACCTTGAGGCAATGGAGTCTTGGGTGGCGTTTGTGAATCCGTCAAAGGCGAGGTTTAAGAAGCAAAGTGCGTAGCCTAAGGGTGCATTTGGATGAGCTAGCTTGCTGATTGTCTTAGAGCTTGtctgaaaagaaacaaaatatatcaTAAGCTTACAAATATGCTGTGATCAAAGCTTTTGGATGAGATAATTTGCATACCTTAAGAAGAGCAAACACAGCTACTCCTCCCGCGACAAGAAAGGTGCAAATGTATTCAGGGAAAGTGTATCTTATTCCATAAACCAAAGTTCCCATCAGCATAACTGCATCATGGTAAAAGAGTTTCATACTAATCATTTCGAGATAACAATGGTTTACATTTGAAAACTATAGATAGAGATACCTTACCTGGAATCATTTTTGAAGATTTTGCTAAGACCTGCACGAAACAAGATCATAACTTAACCCAACGCTTACCCTAAGTAGTTAAAATCCATAATCTGAAGGATAAAAGATACCTGAGCTGGATAACTGATGtacttcaaagcttcaatcCCCATGGCAGGACCAATGGTATTAGTAATGCCGGCACTCCAATACGTCCACCATGGTGCACCACCGTTACCAGTGTTTGACCAAAGCTTAATCACTGGACCAAAAATCAGATTTAAATTTCAGTTCCATTTGTCTGTATTCCATGATAAATGAGATAGAGATGGGATTGGACAAAATGCTCACTAATAAAAGACCAGACCAAGCAGACTACACTTTGCGCCAAGTTCAAGAATGCAAGGTGCTCGAACCTCTTCTCATCTGGACCAAATCTCTTCGTGGACCTAATCAGTaaacgaattttattttagtcCATGGACCaataacaagtttgatgtcgctATGTCTCTATAACTTCCAACCACAGGTTTCAGAcgatgattattattattatttttgaatgacTAGGAGGTTCTAGGTTCGTAGGCGCGTACATCTCTTATGGTGAACTCAGACAATGTTAAATTAACTctcatctgattaaaaaaacaatccCTCCCAACGAGACCTGAACATGTGACCTCTTTAGACTCTTATAAGTTAATTCAGGAGTTTTAGCGATTAAGCTAACTCCTCCTTTTAATTAAATCTTTAACCACGCGTCTGTAATCGGGTGGTCAAAGCGTTCCGTGGATCCCAGGAGACCGAGTTCGAATCCGCACCACACCAGATTTCCACACGCGTAGCCACCGGAGCTTTCACATTCTCCACGGAAAACTAGACGTTTCTGCAGCTAATAATACGTCTCTAGAAACTCCAAACAAAGATTTCGAATACAATTGCATATGCATACAGATTAAGAACAACCTACTGCATGAGCTATATCTATACGAGAATCGTTGCACTAGGCTACATCACGCTCGTAGCACCGATCAAATGACGATTGGAAACAATGAAGCTGACGAGAATCGGATCCGATGTGAAGAGAGAGGGATTCCACTTACAGAGTTTCCTGAAGAACGCCTTGGTAGATGTAGGCGGACCAGATTCCGGAGATGCACAGCGCCAGCAGCAGAATTCGCCGGAATCCAGATCCATTCGCCTCCATCACCCTCAGGGAAACGCCTCCGCACCGCCGATTATTCCTCCGGCGACCGAGATGTTTGTTTTGGacgaattttttattatttgttacaaAAGGCGCGAAAATAGACGTCGATGCTCCACGTGGAGGTTAGACACTGGACTGGTGATCTCGCTTTACGCTTCTGATTGGGTAAGATGACGCGTAAAACACTTTTGGGGTTCAGCTTGCGAAATGGTCTCCGTGTCTGAGGTTGAAAGGGAAACTACACACCGTTTGTTTGCTATTATAACCACACGTTGCCTCGAAAGTTTACAACATGTTAGGAAGTTTCGGTGGCTGGCTGCTTTGTTGACCAGAGTGGGTTACAATCATTGGGGGccatttgatattttgatttttcatatatCAAATTTTCTACGAGTTGTAACAGAAATTTTCATGGGAGAAATGAGACAATGGTTGATGATAttgatacataaatattttatgaatgtttataaaatattgaataatGTTTATCAAAACAAAGGTGATAAGATATACTTTTACGTAAAGGAAGATATGATATATGGTTGACAAATAAAGTATGGTTGAAAGCTTAAAATATGATAACAACACATCAATAATGTggctgaatatatatattttattatataaagtttggttcttcaaagttgttaattaacatgatcgcgacacataataattatatatttaagattgtgacatgtgatAATcaatctcataattaaaaatatatatactaagatattaacaaaaccgaatttcattaaaatttttattatatatattatttaactaGGTATTTTGCCCGTGATGCgggcttaaacattttcataaatttttaaaaagttctttgtacactatattcattactaaaataaatcttaaaataactcaatattatatttttaattatataattaaaaacttttatttgattaatatttagttatataatttatgattttaacgttttactaatatattttttcagataataatacagtatatatgtataaattatcttcttttttttaattatatttttagatttcggataattcaatattctatttttagttatataataaataattttatttaattaatatttagttgtatgacttatgtttttaactttttactaaaagattttttttcaaataataatacaatatatacataaattatctcttttttaaattatattttcagatttggataattcttactattattaatattaataaattatctaatcaaatcaattaaaattttgtttttgtttttatttttttaatttatttatacattttattcattaaaggtataaa contains these protein-coding regions:
- the LOC125593995 gene encoding UDP-galactose/UDP-glucose transporter 1, producing MEANGSGFRRILLLALCISGIWSAYIYQGVLQETLSTKRFGPDEKRFEHLAFLNLAQSVVCLVWSFIMIKLWSNTGNGGAPWWTYWSAGITNTIGPAMGIEALKYISYPAQVLAKSSKMIPVMLMGTLVYGIRYTFPEYICTFLVAGGVAVFALLKTSSKTISKLAHPNAPLGYALCFLNLAFDGFTNATQDSIASRYPKTEAWDIMLGMNLWGTIYNMVYMFGLPQGMGFEAYQFCKQHPEAAWDILKYCLCGAVGQNFIFMTISNFGSLANTTITTTRKFVSIVVSSVMSGNPLSLKQWGCVSMVFGGLSYQIFLKWSKSKRVEKKKQKS